CTGCCCTGAAGGCGTTGTGGCGGCATAGGCTATGATGTCCTGCACATTGTCGCCGCCCTGACGCCACGCCTTGGTGACCATATTGGTGGCCGGAGCGCCCACATTGCGCCCGGTAAGGGAACCTTCGATGTGGATGATGGAGTGCTCAAGGTCGCTGAAGTCGTGTACCGCCACTTCGCAAAAAGGCCCCAGCGTTCGGGCCACCATACCGGCCATGCGTTTGGCGTTGGCAAAGATGGCCTGGGTTTCCGCCATGCGGCAATGGGTTTTTTCCACATCCTGTGAATAGATGCGGGCGCTTCTGGTGGTACGGCGGGGGGCGGCAGCGGGCCGCGGTGGAGATATCTTGCGACTTTGCTTGGGCATGTGGGCCTCCCGTGGGTCACAGCTGCTCATCATGTCCGACAGCGGTGCTTTGCTATAGAATTTTATGTAGGCTACATGAAAAAAACACTATTGTGTACCCCCAGACTCCGCAAAAAAACGATAAAAACCGGTGATACGCGGCGTAAAACGCCGTATCGGGAGATTCCGGGGCGGGCTGACCCAAGGCTCTGGAAAAACGTGGGGACTGCGCCGGAAGGCCATGGCGTGGGGGCGGATAAAACAAAAGCCACCCGCACGCGGGTGGCTCAAAGGCGTAAAGGTACCGTTCCTGTGTGATGCGGCTGTGCGGCCCCATCGTGCATGCGGAAAAAGTGCTTTTGCGGGGCTTTACGGCTTTTTGGGTTCCTTGGTCAGGTCGTCGGTGCTGTCCTTGGCGTGGCGCACAAGAATGGCGGCAGCGCCGGGGGTTTCGCCAAGGCCTTTGATGTGGGTGTCAACCTTGATGCCGGCCTTTTTAAGCTGGGAAGCCCAGGAGTCGTCCTCGTCGCCTGCAAGGTCGTTGCGGGCATGGTCGCCAGCCACCAGCATGAGGGGGGCGATGACGACGTGCTTGACCTTGGCGGCCTTGAGTTCCTTGAGCAGGTCTTCAATGCTGCGCGCGCCTTCCACCGTGGCCATATGGATGTTTTTGTCCGTGGCCGTGAAAACAGCGCGCACGCCTTCAAAGGCCAGGTCTGCGCGGCCATGGCTCTGGCCGTGGCCCATGAGCACAAGGGCGGTGTTTTTGCCGCGCTGGCTTTTGGTGTCGGCCAGAATGGCGGCCAGAAGTTCCTGGGCGTCAGGCTTGGACTCAAGCATGGGGCGGCCCATAAAAACAGCCTCAAAGCGGCCGGGGTTCTTGCTCACGTCAAGCAGCACGGCCCGCTCAAGCTCGGTAAATTCTTCACCGGCCAGAACATGCAGGGACTGCACGCGCACAACCTTTACGCCGTCCTTGGCCAGTTGGGCCATGCCGTCGCTGATGCTGCCCACAGGATGTCCCTGTGCGGCCAGTTTTTTACGAATGATCTGTGATGTGTAGGCCCAGACCACAGGCGCGCCGGGAAAGGCTTTTTTAAATTCCGCGTCCACAGCCTTGAAGGCGGGCTGGGCTTCGGGAACGCTGGTGCCGAAGGCCACCAGCAAAATGCCTTCCTTGGGGGCAGCGGCATCTGTGGCGTAGCTTGTGCCGTGCACGGCAAGCGCCGCCAGCAGCAGCAGGACGAAAAGCAGCGGGCGAAGCCCGACGTGTGACAGGATGCGCGGCATGGCAACCTCCTCAATATCGCGTTGAAAGGTTCGCAAAAGGGCTGTGGCCCCGGCGGGTGTTCGGACTTGAGGGCTGTGTGGCCGCAGGGCCAGCGCCTTGGTTTCGCCTTCACCGCTTGCGCGATTGGCTGTCAAACGCCGCCCATCCTGAGCAGGCGAAAAGAAACCTTGTCCCCTCTTACCGCAGCGCGACTGTTTTCGACTTGCACGAAATTCCCCGCCAAAGGGATACAGGACAACAGGGCGCGTCAAATGTCAAGGAGGGCGGGAGGTTGCGCCAGCCGCCACATGAGGTCCTGCACAGGGGCAGCAGCGCGGCCTTCTTGGCCGTTCAGGCCGTATTTTTCCTTGTTCTTCCGGCAAATTTCTGCTACATATGCGACCTCCCTTTGAAAAAGGGAAATCATG
This DNA window, taken from Desulfovibrio sp. 86, encodes the following:
- a CDS encoding sirohydrochlorin cobaltochelatase, producing MPRILSHVGLRPLLFVLLLLAALAVHGTSYATDAAAPKEGILLVAFGTSVPEAQPAFKAVDAEFKKAFPGAPVVWAYTSQIIRKKLAAQGHPVGSISDGMAQLAKDGVKVVRVQSLHVLAGEEFTELERAVLLDVSKNPGRFEAVFMGRPMLESKPDAQELLAAILADTKSQRGKNTALVLMGHGQSHGRADLAFEGVRAVFTATDKNIHMATVEGARSIEDLLKELKAAKVKHVVIAPLMLVAGDHARNDLAGDEDDSWASQLKKAGIKVDTHIKGLGETPGAAAILVRHAKDSTDDLTKEPKKP